A part of Micromonospora chersina genomic DNA contains:
- a CDS encoding BMP family lipoprotein, whose product MRIASAIVAGGLVLGAAACGEAPKDDNNAGGNGGKKFSACMVTDVGGIDDKSFNTSAWKGLQEAKKENDNIDIKNVQSKAEADYEVNLTGFVNQKCDFILAVGGLMSDATKKAAEANKNQQFAIVDANPGVDNIYPMQFDTAQAGFQAGYLAAGMSKSGKVGTYGGLPIPPVTIFMDGFADGVAYYNKAKGKTVQVIGWDKATQKGSFTNDFVKQDEGKKVSDALVAQGADIIMPVAGGAGLGTTAAAKASGGKYSVVWVDVDGCESTPDCSAILTTVVKNIPDAVKDAVLKAANGEKLQAKPGFVGTLANNGVSIAPYHDFDSKVPADLKAEVDKIKADIAAGTITVTSKAQPTK is encoded by the coding sequence ATGCGGATCGCCTCCGCCATCGTGGCGGGTGGCCTCGTGCTGGGCGCCGCCGCGTGTGGTGAGGCCCCCAAGGACGACAACAACGCCGGCGGCAACGGCGGCAAGAAGTTCAGCGCCTGCATGGTGACCGACGTCGGCGGCATCGATGACAAGTCCTTCAACACCTCAGCCTGGAAGGGCCTTCAGGAGGCGAAGAAGGAGAACGACAACATCGACATCAAGAACGTCCAGTCGAAGGCCGAGGCGGACTACGAGGTCAACCTGACCGGGTTCGTCAACCAGAAGTGCGACTTCATCCTGGCCGTCGGTGGCCTGATGTCGGACGCCACCAAGAAGGCCGCCGAGGCGAACAAGAACCAGCAGTTCGCCATCGTGGACGCGAACCCGGGCGTGGACAACATCTACCCCATGCAGTTCGACACCGCGCAGGCCGGCTTCCAGGCCGGTTACCTGGCCGCCGGGATGAGCAAGTCCGGCAAGGTCGGCACCTACGGCGGTCTGCCGATCCCGCCGGTCACCATCTTCATGGACGGCTTCGCCGACGGCGTGGCGTACTACAACAAGGCCAAGGGCAAGACCGTCCAGGTCATCGGCTGGGACAAGGCCACCCAGAAGGGCTCCTTCACCAACGACTTCGTCAAGCAGGACGAGGGCAAGAAGGTCTCCGACGCGCTGGTCGCCCAGGGCGCGGACATCATCATGCCGGTCGCCGGCGGCGCCGGCCTCGGCACCACCGCCGCGGCCAAGGCCTCGGGTGGCAAGTACTCGGTCGTCTGGGTGGACGTCGACGGCTGCGAGAGCACCCCGGACTGCTCCGCGATCCTGACCACTGTCGTCAAGAACATCCCGGACGCCGTCAAGGACGCCGTGCTGAAGGCCGCCAACGGCGAGAAGCTCCAGGCCAAGCCCGGCTTCGTCGGCACCCTGGCCAACAACGGCGTCTCGATCGCGCCGTACCACGACTTCGACAGCAAGGTCCCCGCTGACCTGAAGGCCGAGGTCGACAAGATCAAGGCGGACATCGCCGCCGGCACCATCACGGTCACCTCGAAGGCCCAGCCGACCAAGTGA
- a CDS encoding TetR/AcrR family transcriptional regulator, protein MPRVSEQHLAARRQQILDAARRCFVRDGFHNTSMQDVIKEAGLSVGAVYRYFPSKNDLITAIAQAVIGTADATFADLATADPPLPLTGVLERALTFVDTQLGPDGVLPLALQVWSEAQRDPVLAEFVRATYTRLRGHFVAAAARARDAGELPADADPEAVGTALFGLVPGYFTQRILTGSPNRATYLAGVHTLLNPTPHP, encoded by the coding sequence GTGCCACGCGTCTCCGAGCAGCATCTGGCCGCCCGCCGTCAGCAGATCCTCGACGCGGCCCGGCGCTGCTTCGTGCGCGACGGCTTCCACAACACCTCGATGCAGGACGTGATCAAGGAAGCCGGTCTCTCGGTCGGCGCGGTCTACCGCTACTTCCCGAGCAAGAACGACCTGATCACGGCCATCGCCCAGGCGGTGATCGGCACCGCCGACGCGACCTTCGCCGACCTGGCCACCGCCGACCCGCCGCTGCCCCTGACCGGGGTGCTGGAGCGGGCGCTGACCTTCGTCGACACCCAGCTCGGCCCGGACGGCGTGCTGCCGCTGGCGCTTCAGGTGTGGAGCGAGGCCCAGCGCGACCCGGTGCTGGCCGAGTTCGTCCGGGCCACCTACACCCGGCTGCGTGGCCACTTCGTGGCCGCCGCCGCACGCGCGCGCGACGCCGGCGAGCTGCCCGCGGACGCCGACCCGGAAGCCGTCGGCACCGCGCTGTTCGGCCTGGTACCCGGCTACTTCACCCAACGCATCCTGACCGGCTCCCCGAACCGCGCCACCTACCTGGCGGGCGTCCACACCCTGCTCAACCCCACCCCCCACCCCTGA
- a CDS encoding glycoside hydrolase family 13 protein, with protein MSLQPHHDGSATYVPEQEPALGQTVPVFVRVPAGSGVRQVHVRTTGDGEPRFAEAVVDRTEGGDVWWRADVEVRNPVSNYRFLLDGPAGARWLNAAGLVDHDVPDNGDFKLVSHAPPPAWARDAVIYQIFPDRFARSAAAAGRTAPDWAIPCDWDTPVIGRGPETPRQFYGGDLDGITERLDHLDRLGVNTVYLTPIFPARSNHRYDAASFDTVDPLLGGDAALARLADAVHARGWRLLGDITSNHTGDAHQWFTAAVSDVHAPERELYYFDLAAGDYESWNGVKSLPKLNWGSAELRRRFATAEDSLLRRWLRPPYALDGWRVDVANMTGRRGADAYTHEVARLLREVVAETRADGLLLAEHGHDHTGDLDRDGWHGTMNYVGFTDPVWSWLRQGDDPVPNFLGTPGGVRRRDAGAVLATMNTYRSLVSWRSYTHSWQLLGSHDSARIRTVVGDAARQEVAAGLLATMPGTPVIFAGDELGLTGTNGEGSRTPMPWHRPESWDRGTFEAYRSLLALRRNEPALRHGGLRWVYADADTLVFLREAPTGAVLVLARRAPGTPLRLTALGAGENVYGNAPALSPTPDGTVLLPGDGPTFQVWRLT; from the coding sequence ATGTCTCTCCAGCCGCACCACGACGGATCCGCCACCTACGTGCCCGAGCAGGAACCCGCGCTCGGGCAGACCGTCCCGGTGTTCGTCCGGGTCCCAGCCGGCTCCGGCGTCCGCCAGGTGCACGTCCGGACCACCGGCGACGGCGAGCCGCGCTTCGCCGAGGCGGTGGTCGACCGCACCGAGGGCGGTGACGTGTGGTGGCGGGCCGACGTCGAGGTCCGCAACCCGGTCAGCAACTACCGCTTCCTGCTCGACGGCCCGGCGGGCGCCCGCTGGCTGAACGCCGCCGGCCTGGTCGACCACGACGTGCCGGACAACGGCGACTTCAAGCTGGTCAGCCACGCGCCGCCGCCGGCCTGGGCCCGGGACGCGGTGATCTACCAGATCTTCCCGGACCGGTTCGCCCGCTCGGCCGCCGCGGCCGGCCGCACCGCGCCGGACTGGGCGATCCCGTGCGACTGGGACACCCCGGTGATCGGGCGCGGCCCGGAGACGCCCCGCCAGTTCTACGGCGGCGACCTCGACGGGATCACCGAGCGCCTGGACCACCTGGACCGGCTCGGCGTGAACACCGTCTACCTCACGCCGATCTTCCCGGCCCGCTCCAACCACCGGTACGACGCGGCAAGCTTCGACACCGTCGACCCGTTGCTCGGCGGGGACGCCGCCCTGGCCCGGCTGGCCGACGCGGTGCACGCCCGGGGCTGGCGCCTGCTCGGCGACATCACCAGCAACCACACGGGCGACGCCCACCAGTGGTTCACCGCGGCGGTCTCCGACGTGCACGCGCCCGAACGGGAGCTGTACTACTTCGACCTGGCGGCGGGTGATTACGAGTCGTGGAACGGGGTCAAGTCGCTGCCGAAGCTCAACTGGGGCAGCGCCGAGCTGCGCCGCCGCTTCGCCACCGCCGAGGACTCGCTGCTGCGCCGCTGGCTGCGCCCGCCGTACGCCCTGGACGGCTGGCGGGTGGACGTCGCGAACATGACCGGCCGGCGGGGCGCGGACGCGTACACCCACGAGGTGGCCCGGCTGCTGCGCGAGGTGGTCGCCGAGACCCGCGCCGACGGGCTGCTGCTCGCCGAGCACGGCCACGACCACACCGGTGACCTGGACCGGGACGGCTGGCACGGCACCATGAACTACGTCGGCTTCACCGATCCGGTCTGGTCCTGGCTGCGCCAGGGCGACGACCCGGTGCCGAACTTCCTCGGCACGCCCGGCGGGGTGCGGCGGCGGGACGCGGGCGCGGTGCTGGCCACCATGAACACCTACCGGTCGCTGGTGTCCTGGCGGTCGTACACGCACTCGTGGCAGCTGCTCGGCTCGCACGACTCGGCCCGGATCCGGACCGTGGTCGGCGACGCGGCCCGGCAGGAGGTGGCCGCCGGCCTGCTCGCCACCATGCCGGGCACCCCGGTGATCTTCGCGGGCGACGAGCTGGGCCTGACCGGCACCAACGGGGAGGGGTCGCGCACCCCGATGCCGTGGCACCGGCCGGAGAGCTGGGACCGGGGCACCTTCGAGGCGTACCGGTCGCTGCTGGCGCTGCGCCGGAACGAGCCGGCGCTGCGGCACGGCGGCCTGCGCTGGGTGTACGCCGACGCGGACACCCTGGTCTTCCTCCGCGAGGCGCCGACGGGCGCGGTGCTGGTGCTGGCCCGCCGCGCCCCCGGCACCCCGCTCCGCCTGACCGCCCTCGGTGCGGGAGAAAACGTCTACGGCAACGCCCCCGCCCTAAGCCCGACCCCCGACGGCACGGTCCTCCTGCCCGGAGACGGCCCGACCTTCCAGGTCTGGCGCCTCACCTGA
- a CDS encoding sugar ABC transporter permease, translating into MTTYADAPVANRNATGRARNRWFAQVGWRHLVGVLAVVFSLFPILFVLSAALNPLGTLSSTELLPTGASFENFANLFDKTAFGHWFLNSLLIAGTASFVSIFLSALAAYAFSRMRFAGRRIGLLTLLLIQMFPQFLAIVAIFLIFTTVTDLWPVLGFNTPWGLFLLYMGGALGVNTWLMKGFFDTLPRELDESATMDGATHAQVFFRIMLPLVAPILAVTALLSFIGTINEFMIANVFLTNTESKTLAVGMFGLVAGERNNNFGMFAAGTLLTAIPTVLVFQLLQRYIVSGLTAGAVKG; encoded by the coding sequence GTGACGACCTACGCGGACGCACCGGTCGCCAACCGGAACGCGACGGGGAGGGCCAGGAACCGCTGGTTCGCCCAGGTGGGCTGGCGGCACCTCGTCGGGGTGCTGGCGGTGGTGTTCAGCCTCTTCCCGATCCTGTTCGTGCTCTCGGCGGCGCTCAACCCGCTCGGCACGCTCTCCTCGACCGAGCTGCTGCCGACCGGCGCGTCCTTCGAGAACTTCGCCAACCTGTTCGACAAGACCGCGTTCGGGCACTGGTTCCTCAACTCGCTGCTGATCGCCGGCACGGCCAGCTTCGTGTCGATCTTCCTGTCCGCGCTGGCGGCGTACGCGTTCTCCCGGATGCGGTTCGCCGGTCGCCGGATCGGCCTGCTCACGCTGCTGCTGATCCAGATGTTCCCGCAGTTCCTGGCCATCGTGGCGATCTTCCTGATCTTCACAACGGTCACCGACCTGTGGCCGGTGCTCGGCTTCAACACCCCGTGGGGCCTGTTCCTGCTCTACATGGGTGGCGCGCTGGGCGTGAACACCTGGCTCATGAAGGGCTTCTTCGACACCCTGCCGCGCGAGCTGGACGAGTCGGCGACCATGGACGGCGCCACGCACGCCCAGGTCTTCTTCCGGATCATGCTGCCCCTCGTGGCGCCGATCCTGGCGGTGACCGCGCTGCTGTCGTTCATCGGCACGATCAACGAGTTCATGATCGCCAACGTGTTCCTCACCAACACCGAGTCGAAGACCCTCGCGGTCGGCATGTTCGGCCTGGTGGCGGGCGAGCGCAACAACAACTTCGGGATGTTCGCGGCGGGCACCCTGCTCACCGCCATCCCGACGGTGCTGGTGTTCCAACTGCTCCAGCGCTACATCGTCTCCGGCCTCACCGCCGGGGCGGTCAAAGGCTGA
- a CDS encoding ABC transporter permease subunit codes for MSTSLSGPGSAEQAPGREPVRRGLPRTSRTARNHAPITATGLVVKVVLLGLVAGIAIWAAFPLIEAEHWVGLAILAATTAGLFYLYLGRRHIPAKYLVPGTIFLIAFQVFPVLYTASTAFTNFGDGHRGSKDDAIVAIQTSSVKQVPGSTEYALSIATKGDPATGALVFLLSDPKTKDVFAGDAGGLRKLDAGQVEASSLTGKITAADGYTILNIGQASGRSKEITDLVVPTSGGAIRSNGLTRAYEGKAVRAYDAGCDCVKDSETGKTWTADAATGAFVAADGERLTQGWKVNVGLKNFSRVLTDPNISGPFFGTLVWNFAFAIGSTGLTFLLGMAIALALHSPRMRGTNLYRVLLILPYAMPSFAMLLVWRDMFNTDFGLVNNLFGLDVDWFGQSWSARAAVLLVQLWLGYPYMFLVATGALQAIPRELTEATSVDGASPWQSFRAVTLPLLLVALSPLLIASFAYNFNNINAIWLTTEGGPFAPDNPTNGATDLLITYTYRLAFGAQGAEFGMAAAVSIFIFAIVATVSAISFRRTRKQEEVYS; via the coding sequence ATGAGCACGTCGCTGTCCGGCCCGGGGTCTGCTGAGCAGGCCCCGGGCCGGGAGCCCGTTCGCCGCGGGCTCCCGCGCACGTCCCGTACCGCGCGGAACCACGCGCCGATCACCGCGACCGGCCTCGTCGTCAAGGTGGTCCTGCTCGGCCTCGTGGCCGGGATCGCGATCTGGGCGGCGTTCCCGCTCATCGAGGCCGAACACTGGGTCGGGCTGGCGATCCTCGCCGCCACCACCGCGGGCCTGTTCTACCTCTACCTCGGCCGCCGGCACATCCCGGCCAAGTACCTGGTCCCCGGCACGATCTTCCTCATCGCCTTCCAGGTCTTCCCGGTGCTCTACACGGCGAGCACCGCGTTCACGAACTTCGGCGACGGCCACCGCGGCAGCAAGGACGACGCGATCGTCGCCATCCAGACCTCCTCGGTGAAGCAGGTCCCCGGCTCCACCGAGTACGCCCTCTCCATCGCCACCAAGGGCGACCCAGCCACCGGCGCGCTGGTCTTCCTGCTCAGCGACCCGAAGACCAAGGACGTCTTCGCGGGCGACGCGGGCGGGCTGCGCAAGCTCGACGCCGGCCAGGTGGAGGCAAGCAGCCTCACCGGCAAGATCACCGCCGCGGACGGCTACACCATCCTGAACATCGGCCAGGCCAGCGGCCGGAGCAAGGAGATCACCGACCTGGTGGTGCCGACCTCCGGCGGCGCCATCCGGTCCAACGGCCTCACCCGCGCCTACGAGGGCAAGGCCGTCCGGGCGTACGACGCGGGCTGCGACTGCGTCAAGGACAGCGAGACCGGCAAGACCTGGACCGCCGACGCGGCGACCGGCGCCTTCGTGGCCGCCGACGGCGAGCGGCTCACCCAGGGCTGGAAGGTGAACGTCGGGCTGAAGAACTTCAGCCGGGTGCTCACCGACCCGAACATCTCCGGGCCGTTCTTCGGCACGCTGGTGTGGAACTTCGCCTTCGCGATCGGCTCGACCGGGCTGACCTTCCTGCTCGGCATGGCCATCGCGCTCGCCCTGCACTCGCCCCGGATGCGCGGGACCAACCTCTACCGGGTGCTGCTCATCCTGCCGTACGCCATGCCGTCGTTCGCCATGCTGCTGGTCTGGCGGGACATGTTCAACACCGACTTCGGCCTGGTCAACAACCTGTTCGGGCTGGACGTCGACTGGTTCGGCCAGAGCTGGTCGGCCCGTGCCGCGGTGCTGCTGGTGCAGCTCTGGCTGGGCTACCCGTACATGTTCCTGGTGGCCACCGGCGCGCTCCAGGCGATCCCGCGCGAGCTGACCGAGGCCACCTCGGTCGACGGCGCCAGCCCGTGGCAGTCCTTCCGGGCGGTCACCCTGCCGCTGCTGCTTGTCGCGCTGTCGCCGCTGCTCATCGCGTCGTTCGCGTACAACTTCAACAACATCAACGCGATCTGGCTGACCACCGAGGGTGGACCGTTCGCGCCGGACAACCCGACGAACGGCGCCACCGACCTGCTCATCACCTACACCTACCGGCTGGCCTTCGGCGCCCAGGGCGCGGAGTTCGGCATGGCCGCCGCGGTCTCGATCTTCATCTTCGCGATCGTGGCGACGGTGTCGGCGATCAGCTTCCGGCGTACCCGCAAGCAGGAGGAGGTGTACTCGTGA
- a CDS encoding sugar ABC transporter substrate-binding protein, which produces MRIRTAGVVAVLGLALAASGCGGSDSDKPAAKESAKATGGKLVIWADDKRTAALKPFAEEFGKENGVTVEVQAVSKDLQTNFVTASQQGSGPDVVVGAHDWIGNLVQNGAIDPVQLAAEQKSAFNETAVKAVTFNGQLYGVPYATENVALIRNTELAPEAPKTIEELVTTGKKLKAEKKASEILCLQSGQNGDAYHVYPLYTSGGGYLFGTAANGDYDPKDLGVGKPESIAAFQKIAKLGEKGEGALKRSITGENSIATFTGKKCAFLVSGPWAIADAKKANIKYDISPVPGFAGGKEAQPFVGVQAFYVAAKGKNKALAQEFVTNYVTKPELAVALYKAEPRPPALTAAFDQVKGEDPDLAKFQEAGKNGQVLPAIPAMAAIWDPFGKAEAAIIGGADPAKTITAAGKTIQGQIK; this is translated from the coding sequence ATGCGCATCCGTACCGCGGGTGTGGTCGCTGTCCTCGGCCTGGCGCTCGCCGCGTCCGGCTGCGGCGGCAGTGACAGCGACAAGCCGGCCGCGAAGGAGTCCGCCAAGGCCACCGGCGGCAAGCTGGTCATCTGGGCCGACGACAAGCGGACCGCCGCCCTGAAGCCGTTCGCCGAGGAGTTCGGCAAGGAGAACGGTGTGACCGTCGAGGTCCAGGCCGTCTCCAAGGACCTGCAGACCAACTTCGTCACCGCCTCGCAGCAGGGCAGCGGCCCGGACGTCGTGGTCGGCGCGCACGACTGGATCGGCAACCTGGTCCAGAACGGCGCCATCGACCCGGTGCAGCTCGCCGCCGAGCAGAAGAGTGCGTTCAACGAGACCGCCGTCAAGGCCGTCACCTTCAACGGCCAGCTCTACGGCGTCCCCTACGCCACCGAGAACGTCGCGCTGATCCGCAACACCGAGCTGGCCCCCGAGGCGCCGAAGACCATCGAGGAGCTGGTCACCACCGGCAAGAAGCTCAAGGCCGAGAAGAAGGCCAGCGAGATCCTCTGCCTCCAGTCCGGCCAGAACGGCGACGCGTACCACGTCTACCCGCTGTACACCTCGGGCGGCGGCTACCTGTTCGGCACCGCGGCCAACGGCGACTACGACCCCAAGGACCTGGGCGTGGGCAAGCCGGAGTCGATCGCGGCCTTCCAGAAGATCGCGAAGCTCGGTGAGAAGGGCGAGGGCGCGCTGAAGCGCTCCATCACCGGCGAGAACTCCATCGCCACCTTCACCGGCAAGAAGTGCGCCTTCCTGGTCTCCGGCCCGTGGGCCATCGCCGACGCCAAGAAGGCCAACATCAAGTACGACATCTCCCCGGTCCCCGGCTTCGCCGGTGGCAAGGAGGCCCAGCCGTTCGTGGGCGTCCAGGCGTTCTACGTCGCCGCCAAGGGCAAGAACAAGGCCCTGGCCCAGGAGTTCGTCACCAACTACGTGACCAAGCCCGAGCTGGCCGTCGCGCTGTACAAGGCCGAGCCGCGCCCGCCGGCGCTGACCGCCGCCTTCGACCAGGTCAAGGGTGAGGACCCGGACCTGGCCAAGTTCCAGGAGGCCGGCAAGAACGGCCAGGTGCTCCCGGCGATCCCGGCCATGGCCGCGATCTGGGACCCGTTCGGCAAGGCGGAGGCCGCCATCATCGGCGGCGCCGACCCGGCCAAGACGATCACCGCCGCCGGCAAGACCATCCAGGGTCAGATCAAGTAA
- a CDS encoding LacI family DNA-binding transcriptional regulator → MRARLSDIAQQAEVSEATVSRVLNDRPGVAPETRQAVLTALDVLGYERPARLRKRSAGLVGLVVPELDNPIFPAFAQVIESTLAQSGFTPVLCTQTPGGVTEDEYVEMLLDRQVSGIVFVSGLHADTAANHDRYRALIARPLPIVMINGYAPGIAAPFVSCDDGEATELAVAHLVALGHRRIGLITGPDRFVPVQRRVAGFRTAMKRLVGATEAEVGELAELSLFGVEGGEAAAGRLIERGVTGLVCGSDLMALGAIRAARQRGLAVPGDISVVGYDDSPLMAFTDPPLTTMRQPVTAMAVAAVRALVDEINGHAAPNSEYVFRPELVVRGSTAVARPAEAGGGPQRQRTTPPTLAVPA, encoded by the coding sequence ATGCGCGCTCGACTGTCCGACATCGCCCAACAGGCCGAAGTCAGCGAGGCCACGGTGTCGCGGGTGCTCAACGACCGCCCCGGAGTGGCCCCGGAGACCCGGCAGGCCGTCCTCACCGCCCTCGACGTGCTCGGCTACGAGCGCCCCGCCCGGCTGCGCAAGCGCAGCGCCGGGCTGGTGGGCCTGGTCGTGCCCGAGCTGGACAACCCCATCTTCCCGGCCTTCGCCCAGGTCATCGAGTCGACGCTGGCGCAGAGCGGGTTCACCCCGGTGCTCTGCACGCAGACCCCCGGCGGCGTCACCGAGGACGAGTACGTCGAGATGCTGCTCGACCGGCAGGTCTCCGGGATCGTCTTCGTCTCCGGCCTGCACGCCGACACCGCCGCCAACCACGACCGCTACCGGGCGCTGATCGCCCGACCGCTGCCGATCGTCATGATCAACGGGTACGCGCCCGGCATCGCGGCCCCCTTCGTCTCCTGCGACGACGGCGAGGCCACCGAACTGGCCGTCGCGCACCTGGTCGCGCTCGGCCACCGGCGGATCGGCCTGATCACCGGCCCGGACCGGTTCGTGCCCGTGCAGCGCCGCGTGGCCGGCTTCCGCACCGCCATGAAGCGGCTGGTCGGCGCCACCGAGGCCGAGGTGGGCGAGCTGGCCGAGCTCTCCCTGTTCGGTGTGGAGGGCGGCGAGGCGGCCGCGGGCCGGCTCATCGAGCGCGGGGTGACCGGCCTGGTCTGCGGCTCCGACCTGATGGCCCTGGGCGCGATCCGGGCCGCCCGGCAGCGCGGGCTTGCCGTCCCCGGCGACATCTCGGTGGTCGGCTACGACGACTCCCCGCTGATGGCCTTCACCGACCCGCCCCTGACCACCATGCGCCAGCCGGTCACCGCCATGGCGGTGGCCGCCGTGCGGGCCCTGGTCGACGAGATCAACGGGCACGCCGCACCGAACTCCGAGTACGTGTTCCGCCCGGAGCTGGTGGTGCGCGGCTCGACGGCGGTGGCCCGCCCGGCCGAGGCGGGCGGCGGCCCGCAGCGGCAGCGCACCACCCCGCCCACCCTCGCCGTCCCGGCCTGA
- a CDS encoding glycoside hydrolase family 13 protein — translation MTSAPHPTPLTADDDWWRSAVVYQVYVRSFADSNSDGVGDLEGIRQRLPYLRDLGVDALWLTPFYTSPQIDAGYDVADYRDVDPLFGSLGDFDAMITDAHALGLRIIVDLVPNHTSSAHPWFTAALAAGPGSPERERYLFAEGKGEQGELPPNDWESIFGGPAWTRVPDGQWYLHLFDPAQPDLNWRHPEVRAEFEDVLRFWLDRGVDGFRIDVAHGMIKAEGLPDVGFNSMTTGQRQSELLGKGRLPYFDQDEVHDIYRAWRPILDSYPGGRMAVAEAWAETPQRLARYIGPDELHQAFSFDFLDATWSADSFRKVIDTALAESTIVGAPTTWVLSNHDRQRHVTRYGDGEVGLRRARAATLLMLSLPGCAYVYQGEELGLPEVLDLPDELRQDPAFLRTGESRDGCRVPIPWSGELAPYGFGPEGSELSWLPAPATWRALSVAAQAGVPGSTLELYRAALRIRREHPALAGTDGITWLETEPGVLAFRRTAGGAELTCVVNISGAEVTVAGHGRPVVASADLTERGDGHVLPVDAAAWFERR, via the coding sequence ATGACCTCCGCCCCCCACCCCACGCCGCTGACCGCCGACGACGACTGGTGGCGGTCCGCCGTCGTCTACCAGGTCTACGTCCGCAGCTTCGCGGACTCGAACTCCGACGGCGTCGGTGACCTGGAGGGCATTCGACAGCGCCTGCCGTACCTGCGCGACCTCGGGGTGGACGCGCTCTGGCTGACCCCGTTCTACACCTCGCCCCAGATCGACGCCGGCTACGACGTGGCCGACTACCGGGACGTGGACCCGCTCTTCGGCAGCCTCGGCGACTTCGACGCGATGATCACCGACGCGCACGCCCTGGGCCTGCGGATCATCGTGGACCTGGTGCCCAACCACACCTCCAGCGCGCACCCGTGGTTCACCGCGGCCCTCGCCGCCGGCCCCGGCTCCCCCGAGCGCGAGCGCTACCTCTTCGCCGAGGGCAAGGGCGAGCAGGGCGAGTTGCCGCCGAACGACTGGGAGAGCATCTTCGGCGGTCCCGCCTGGACCCGGGTGCCCGACGGCCAGTGGTACCTGCACCTGTTCGACCCGGCCCAGCCCGACCTGAACTGGCGGCACCCGGAGGTGCGCGCCGAGTTCGAGGACGTCCTGCGGTTCTGGCTCGACCGGGGCGTGGACGGCTTCCGGATCGACGTGGCACACGGAATGATCAAGGCCGAGGGGCTGCCGGACGTCGGCTTCAACTCGATGACCACCGGCCAGCGCCAGTCCGAGCTGCTGGGCAAGGGCCGGCTGCCCTACTTCGACCAGGACGAGGTGCACGACATCTACCGCGCCTGGCGGCCGATCCTGGACAGCTACCCCGGCGGCCGGATGGCCGTGGCCGAGGCGTGGGCCGAGACCCCGCAGCGGCTGGCCCGCTACATCGGCCCGGACGAGCTGCACCAGGCGTTCAGCTTCGACTTCCTCGACGCCACGTGGTCGGCCGACTCGTTCCGCAAGGTGATCGACACGGCGCTCGCCGAGTCGACGATCGTGGGCGCGCCGACCACCTGGGTGCTCTCCAACCACGACCGGCAGCGGCACGTCACCCGGTACGGCGACGGCGAGGTCGGCCTGCGCCGCGCCCGGGCCGCCACCCTGCTGATGCTCTCCCTGCCCGGCTGCGCGTACGTCTACCAGGGCGAGGAGCTGGGCCTGCCCGAGGTGCTGGACCTCCCCGACGAGCTGCGCCAGGACCCGGCGTTCCTGCGCACCGGGGAGAGCCGGGACGGCTGCCGGGTGCCGATCCCGTGGAGCGGCGAGCTGGCCCCGTACGGCTTCGGCCCGGAGGGCAGCGAGCTGAGCTGGCTGCCGGCCCCGGCGACCTGGCGTGCCCTCTCGGTGGCCGCCCAGGCCGGGGTGCCCGGCTCGACGCTGGAGCTCTACCGGGCCGCGCTGCGGATCCGGCGCGAGCACCCGGCGCTGGCCGGCACCGACGGGATCACCTGGCTGGAGACCGAGCCCGGGGTGCTGGCGTTCCGCCGCACCGCCGGCGGCGCGGAGCTGACCTGCGTGGTCAACATCAGCGGCGCGGAGGTGACCGTCGCCGGCCACGGCCGGCCGGTCGTCGCCAGCGCGGACCTCACCGAGCGGGGCGACGGGCACGTCCTGCCGGTGGACGCGGCTGCGTGGTTCGAACGGCGCTGA
- a CDS encoding VOC family protein, with the protein MTAHVAQYTLDVGDLDRMADFWSAALGYTVGRGDDGSAKLYPPPGRPGPTVWLQGSGTPKNGKNRLHLDLVADGDPAAEVDRLVGLGARHADVGQTGGEGFVVLADPEDNEFCVLDGPPS; encoded by the coding sequence ATGACCGCACACGTGGCGCAGTACACCCTCGACGTCGGCGACCTCGACCGGATGGCCGACTTCTGGTCGGCCGCCCTCGGCTACACCGTCGGCCGGGGCGACGACGGCAGCGCGAAGCTCTACCCGCCACCCGGCCGGCCCGGCCCCACCGTCTGGTTGCAGGGCAGCGGGACGCCGAAGAACGGCAAGAACCGGCTCCACCTGGACCTGGTGGCGGACGGGGACCCGGCGGCGGAGGTCGACCGGCTGGTCGGGCTCGGCGCCCGGCACGCCGACGTCGGGCAGACCGGCGGCGAGGGCTTCGTGGTGCTGGCCGACCCGGAGGACAACGAGTTCTGTGTGCTCGATGGGCCGCCGAGCTGA
- a CDS encoding GntR family transcriptional regulator has product MSTRVRIDEDSAVPPYEQVRGQLAGMIGDGRLAVGTRLPAVRQLAADLGLAVNTVARAYRELESAGLVETRGRHGTVVAPGRDDAADRLHRAAVAYAAEALRLGVPPERAVALVRAALDAGTRG; this is encoded by the coding sequence ATGAGCACCCGCGTCCGCATCGACGAGGACTCGGCGGTGCCCCCGTACGAGCAGGTGCGCGGGCAGCTCGCCGGCATGATCGGGGACGGTCGGCTGGCGGTCGGCACCCGGCTGCCCGCCGTCCGGCAGCTCGCCGCCGACCTGGGCCTGGCCGTGAACACCGTGGCCCGGGCGTACCGGGAGCTGGAGTCCGCCGGGCTGGTGGAGACCCGCGGCCGGCACGGCACCGTGGTGGCGCCGGGGCGCGACGACGCCGCCGACCGCCTGCACCGGGCCGCCGTGGCGTACGCGGCCGAGGCGCTGCGCCTGGGCGTCCCGCCGGAGCGTGCGGTCGCCCTGGTCCGTGCGGCTCTGGACGCCGGTACGCGCGGGTGA